Proteins found in one Cricetulus griseus strain 17A/GY chromosome X, alternate assembly CriGri-PICRH-1.0, whole genome shotgun sequence genomic segment:
- the Zmym3 gene encoding zinc finger MYM-type protein 3 isoform X1 encodes MDPSDFPSPFDPLTLPEKPLAGDLPVDMEFGEDLLESQTAPTRGWAPPGPSPSSGALDLLDTPSGLEKDPGVVLDGATELLGLGGLLYKAPSPPEVDHGPEGTLAWDSGEQTLEPGPGCQTPEVMPPDPGSGASPTSPEGLLEPLAPDSPIILESPHIEEEEIPPIATRRRGSPRQEEEHTQGRPQSPNAPPSPSVGETLGDGINNSQTKPGVSIPAAHPSLPGDGLTVKESEKPPERVQKRSERVRRAEPPKPEVVDSTESIPVSDEDSDAMVDDPNDEDFVPFRPRRSPRMSLRSSMAQRAGRSSMGTKMSCAHCRTPLQKGQTAYQRKGLPQLFCSSSCLTTFSKKPLGRKTCTFCKKEIWNTKDSVVIQTGSGGSFQEFCTSVCLSLYEAQQQRPIPQSGDPADATRCSICQKTGEVLHEVSNGSVVHRLCSDSCFSKFRANKGLKTNCCDQCGAYIYARPGSLGPELLFHDGQQKRFCNTTCLGAYKKKNTRVYPCVWCKTLCKNFEMLSHVDRNGKTSLFCSLCCTTSYKVKQAGLTGPPRPCSFCRRSLSDPCYYNKVDRTVYQFCSPSCWTKFQRTSPEGGIHLSCHYCHSLFSGKPEVLEWQDQVFQFCCRDCCEDFKRLRGVVSQCEHCRQEKLLHEKLRFSGVEKSFCSEGCVLLYKQDFTKKLGLCCITCTYCSQTCQRGVTEQLDGSTWDFCSEDCKTKYLLWYCKAARCHACKRQGKLLETIHWRGQIRHFCNQQCLLRFYSQQNQPNLDTQSGPESLLNSQSSESKPQTPSQTKVENSITMRTPEENGNLGKIPVKIRSAPSVPTPPPPPPPATPRKNKAAMCKPLMQNRGVSCKVEMKSKGSQTEEWKPQVIVLPIPVPVFVPVPMHLYCQKVPVPFSMPIPVPVPMFLPTTLESTEKIVETIEELKVKIPSNPLEADILAMAEMIAEAEELDKASSDLCDLVSNQSAEGLLEDCDLFGTARDDVLAMAVKMANVLDEPGQDLEADFPKNPLDINPSVDFLFDCGLVGPEDVSTEQDLPRAMRKGQKRLVLSESCSRDSLSSQPSCTGLNYSYGVNAWKCWVQSKYANGESSKGDELRFGPKPMRIKEDILACSAAELNYGLAQFVREITRPNGERYEPDSIYYLCLGIQQYLLENNRMVNIFTDLYYLTFVQELNKSLSTWQPTLLPNNTVFSRVEEEHLWECKQLGVYSPFVLLNTLMFFNTKFFGLQTAEEHMQLSFTNVVRQSRKCTTPRGTTKVVSIRYYAPVRQRKGRDTGPGKRKREDETILEQRENRMNPLRCPVKFYEFYLSKCPESLRTRNDVFYLQPERSCIAESPLWYSVIPMDRSMLESMLNRILAVREIYEELGRPGEEDLD; translated from the exons ATGGACCCCAGTGATTTCCCCAGTCCATTTGACCCATTGACCCTGCCAGAGAAGCCCCTGGCTGGAGACCTTCCAGTAGACATGGAATTTGGAGAGGATCTGCTGGAATCTCAGACTGCCCCAACTCGAGGATGGGCTCCCCCAGGTCCGTCTCCATCCTCTGGAGCCCTGGACCTGCTTGATACCCCTTCTGGCCTGGAAAAAGACCCTGGAGTAGTCCTGGATGGAGCCACTGAGCTACTGGGGTTGGGGGGGCTACTTTAtaaagccccctcccccccagaggTGGACCATGGTCCTGAGGGGACCCTTGCATGGGATTCGGGGGAGCAGACCCTAGAGCCTGGACCAGGGTGCCAGACCCCCGAGGTGATGCCACCTGATCCAGGGTCTGGGGCTAGTCCCACTTCACCTGAGGGGCTACTAGAACCTTTGGCTCCGGATTCTCCAATAATCCTGGAGTCTCCCCATATTGAAGAGGAGGAAATACCCCCCATAGCTACAAGGAGAAGGGGCTCCCctaggcaggaggaggagcaTACCCAAGGGCGGCCACAGAGCCCAAATGCACCCCCTAGCCCTTCAGTGGGAGAGACTCTGGGGGATGGAATCAACAATTCTCAGACCAAACCTGGGGTCTCTATCCCTGCTGCGCATCCTTCTTTGCCAG GAGATGGACTCACAGTGAAGGAGAGTGAGAAGCCGCCTGAGAGG GTACAGAAGAGAAGCGAACGCGTTAGAAGAGCAGAACCTCCAAAGCCTGAGGTTGTGGATTCCACTGAGAGCA TTCCAGTGTCAGATGAGGATTCTGATGCCATGGTAGATGACCCCAATGATGAGGACTTTGTGCCATTCCGGCCCCGGCGCTCTCCTCGCATGTCACTGCGCTCAAGTATGGCACAAAGGGCTGGGCGCTCTTCAATGGGCACCAAGATGTCTTGTGCACATTGCCGGACACCACTGCAGAAGGGGCAGACGGCCTATCAGCGCAAGGGGCTGCCTCAGCTCTTCTGTTCTTCATCTTGTCTCACTACTTTCTCCAAGAAGCCCTTGGGCAGAAAGACCTGTACCTTCTGCAAGAA GGAGATCTGGAACACCAAGGACTCAGTGGTGATACAGACTGGTTCAGGAGGCTCCTTCCAAGAGTTCTGCACatccgtctgtctgtctctgtatgagGCCCAGCAGCAGCGTCCAATCCCCCAGTCTGGGGATCCTGCCGATGCCACTCGCTGCAGCATATGCCAGAAGACTGGAGAG GTTCTACATGAGGTCAGCAATGGCAGCGTGGTGCATCGACTCTGCAGTGATTCTTGCTTCTCCAAATTCCGAGCCAACAAGGGACTGAAAACCAACTGTTGTGACCAGTGTGGGGCTTACATCTACGCCAGGCCTGGGAGCCTTGGCCCAGAGCTCCTCTTCCATGATGGTCAACAAAAGCGGTTTTGCAACACAACGTGCTTGGGGGCGTACAAGAAG AAAAACACACGTGTGTACCCATGTGTCTGGTGCAAGACCCTGTGTAAGAACTTTGAGATGCTATCACATGTGGATCGTAATGGCAAGACCAGCTTGTTCTGTTCCCTGTGCTGTACCACTTCTTACAAAGTGAAGCAGGCAGGGCTCACTG GCCCTCCCCGACCCTGCAGCTTCTGCCGCCGCAGCCTCTCTGACCCTTGTTACTACAACAAAGTTGATCGCACAGTCTACCAGTTCTGCAGCCCCAGCTGCTGGACCAAGTTCCAG cGTACTAGCCCTGAGGGGGGCATTCACCTGAGCTGTCACTACTGCCATAGCCTCTTCAGTGGCAAGCCTGAGGTCTTGGAGTGGCAG GACCAGGTCTTCCAGTTCTGCTGCCGTGATTGCTGTGAGGACTTCAAGAGGCTTCGGGGTGTGGTATCCCAGTGTGAGCACTGCCGGCAGGAGAAACTCCTGCATGAGAAACTCCGGTTCAGTGGGGTGGAGAAAAGCTTCTGCAGCGAAG GCTGTGTGCTGCTGTACAAACAAGATTTCACTAAGAAGCTGGGCTTATGCTGTATCACTTGTACTTACTGCTCCCAAACCTGCCAGCGTGGAGTCACTGAGCAACTGGATGGCAGCACCTGGGACTTTTGCAGTGAGGACTGTAAGACCAAGTACCTGTTATGGTACTGCAAG GCTGCCCGCTGCCATGCCTGTAAGCGCCAGGGGAAGCTGCTGGAAACCATCCACTGGCGTGGGCAAATCCGTCATTTCTGCAACCAACAGTGTCTGCTGCGCTTCTACAGCCAGCAGAACCAACCCAACTTGGATACCCAGAGTGGGCCAGAAAGCCTCCTGAACA GTCAGTCTTCTGAGTCAAAGCCCCAGACACCTTCTCAAACCAAAGTGGAAAACAGCATCACAATGAGGACCCCagaggaaaatgggaatttgGGCAAG ATCCCTGTGAAAATTCGATCAGCGCCAAGTGTGCccactcctccacccccaccacccccagcaACACCCCGAAAAAACAAAGCTGCCATGTGTAAGCCGCTGATGCAGAACCGGGGAGTCTCCTGCAAGGTGGAAATGAAGTCCAAAGGAAGTCAAACAG AAGAGTGGAAGCCACAGGTGATTGTGCTGCCTATCCCAGTGCCCGTGTTTGTGCCAGTGCCTATGCATCTATACTGCCAGAAAGTCCCGGTGCCTTTCTCAATGCCTATCCCG GTGCCTGTGCCCATGTTCCTACCCACTACCTTGGAGAGCACAGAGAAGATTGTGGAGACCATTGAGGAGCTGAAGGTGAAGATCCCTTCCAACCCCTTGGAGGCTGACATCCTGGCCATGGCGGAAATGATTGCAGAGGCTGAAGAGTTAGACAAGGCCTCTTCTGATCTTTGTG ATCTTGTGAGCAACCAGAGTGCAGAGGGACTTCTGGAAGACTGTGACCTGTTTGGGACAGCTCGAGATGATGTCCTGGCCATGGCCGTTAAGATGGCTAATGTCTTAGATGAGCCTGGACAAGACTTGGAGGCAGATTTCCCCAAGA aTCCTTTGGACATTAACCCAAGTGTAGACTTCCTCTTTGATTGTGGCCTTGTCGGGCCTGAGGATGTATCTACTGAACAGGACCTTCCTCGAGCCATGAGGAAG GGTCAAAAGAGGCTAGTGCTTTCTGAAAGCTGTTCCCGGGACTCTTTGAGCAGCCAGCCTAGTTGTACTGGTCTCAACTATTCATATGGTGTTAATGCTTGGAAGTGCTGGGTACAGTCAAAATATGCCAATGGAGAATCCAGCAAGGGTGATGAGCTTCGCTTTGGCC CCAAACCCATGCGTATCAAAGAGGATATTCTCGCCTGTTCAGCTGCTGAGCTCAACTATGGTCTGGCCCAGTTTGTGAGAGAAATTACTCGACCCAATGGTGAACGATATGAACCTGACAGTATCTACTATCTATGTCTTGGAATCCAGCAG tatTTGCTGGAAAATAACCGAATGGTGAACATTTTCACGGACCTTTACTACTTGACTTTCGTTCAAGAACTCAACAAGTCTCTGAGTACCTGGCAGCCCACACTCCTCCCCAACA ATACTGTATTCTCCCGTGTGGAGGAAGAACACCTCTGGGAGTGCAAGCAGCTGGGGGTCTATTCTCCCTTTGTCCTTCTCAACACCCTCATGTTCTTCAACACTAAGTTTTTTGGACTGCAGACAGCTGAGGAACACATGCAGCTCTCTTTCACTAATGTGGTACGGCAGTCTCGCAAGTGTACCACTCCTCGGGGCACCACAAAGGTGGTGAGCATCCGCTACTATGCCCCAGTCCGACAGAGGAAAGGGCGAG ACACAGGTCCTGGGAAACGGAAGAGAGAAGATGAAACTATCTTAGAGCAGCGTGAGAATCGCATGAATCCCCTCCGCTGCCCCGTCAAGTTCTATGAGTTCTATCTCTCAAAATG TCCTGAAAGCCTCAGGACTCGAAATGATGTGTTCTACTTGCAACCTGAGCGCTCCTGCATTGCGGAGTCACCCCTCTGGTATTCTGTGATTCCCATGGACCGAAGCATGTTGGAGAGCATGCTTAATCGTATTCTGGCTGTGCGTGAGATTTATGAGGAACTTGGTCGTCCTGGGGAAGAAGACCTAGACTGA
- the Zmym3 gene encoding zinc finger MYM-type protein 3 isoform X2, which produces MDPSDFPSPFDPLTLPEKPLAGDLPVDMEFGEDLLESQTAPTRGWAPPGPSPSSGALDLLDTPSGLEKDPGVVLDGATELLGLGGLLYKAPSPPEVDHGPEGTLAWDSGEQTLEPGPGCQTPEVMPPDPGSGASPTSPEGLLEPLAPDSPIILESPHIEEEEIPPIATRRRGSPRQEEEHTQGRPQSPNAPPSPSVGETLGDGINNSQTKPGVSIPAAHPSLPGDGLTVKESEKPPERKRSERVRRAEPPKPEVVDSTESIPVSDEDSDAMVDDPNDEDFVPFRPRRSPRMSLRSSMAQRAGRSSMGTKMSCAHCRTPLQKGQTAYQRKGLPQLFCSSSCLTTFSKKPLGRKTCTFCKKEIWNTKDSVVIQTGSGGSFQEFCTSVCLSLYEAQQQRPIPQSGDPADATRCSICQKTGEVLHEVSNGSVVHRLCSDSCFSKFRANKGLKTNCCDQCGAYIYARPGSLGPELLFHDGQQKRFCNTTCLGAYKKKNTRVYPCVWCKTLCKNFEMLSHVDRNGKTSLFCSLCCTTSYKVKQAGLTGPPRPCSFCRRSLSDPCYYNKVDRTVYQFCSPSCWTKFQRTSPEGGIHLSCHYCHSLFSGKPEVLEWQDQVFQFCCRDCCEDFKRLRGVVSQCEHCRQEKLLHEKLRFSGVEKSFCSEGCVLLYKQDFTKKLGLCCITCTYCSQTCQRGVTEQLDGSTWDFCSEDCKTKYLLWYCKAARCHACKRQGKLLETIHWRGQIRHFCNQQCLLRFYSQQNQPNLDTQSGPESLLNSQSSESKPQTPSQTKVENSITMRTPEENGNLGKIPVKIRSAPSVPTPPPPPPPATPRKNKAAMCKPLMQNRGVSCKVEMKSKGSQTEEWKPQVIVLPIPVPVFVPVPMHLYCQKVPVPFSMPIPVPVPMFLPTTLESTEKIVETIEELKVKIPSNPLEADILAMAEMIAEAEELDKASSDLCDLVSNQSAEGLLEDCDLFGTARDDVLAMAVKMANVLDEPGQDLEADFPKNPLDINPSVDFLFDCGLVGPEDVSTEQDLPRAMRKGQKRLVLSESCSRDSLSSQPSCTGLNYSYGVNAWKCWVQSKYANGESSKGDELRFGPKPMRIKEDILACSAAELNYGLAQFVREITRPNGERYEPDSIYYLCLGIQQYLLENNRMVNIFTDLYYLTFVQELNKSLSTWQPTLLPNNTVFSRVEEEHLWECKQLGVYSPFVLLNTLMFFNTKFFGLQTAEEHMQLSFTNVVRQSRKCTTPRGTTKVVSIRYYAPVRQRKGRDTGPGKRKREDETILEQRENRMNPLRCPVKFYEFYLSKCPESLRTRNDVFYLQPERSCIAESPLWYSVIPMDRSMLESMLNRILAVREIYEELGRPGEEDLD; this is translated from the exons ATGGACCCCAGTGATTTCCCCAGTCCATTTGACCCATTGACCCTGCCAGAGAAGCCCCTGGCTGGAGACCTTCCAGTAGACATGGAATTTGGAGAGGATCTGCTGGAATCTCAGACTGCCCCAACTCGAGGATGGGCTCCCCCAGGTCCGTCTCCATCCTCTGGAGCCCTGGACCTGCTTGATACCCCTTCTGGCCTGGAAAAAGACCCTGGAGTAGTCCTGGATGGAGCCACTGAGCTACTGGGGTTGGGGGGGCTACTTTAtaaagccccctcccccccagaggTGGACCATGGTCCTGAGGGGACCCTTGCATGGGATTCGGGGGAGCAGACCCTAGAGCCTGGACCAGGGTGCCAGACCCCCGAGGTGATGCCACCTGATCCAGGGTCTGGGGCTAGTCCCACTTCACCTGAGGGGCTACTAGAACCTTTGGCTCCGGATTCTCCAATAATCCTGGAGTCTCCCCATATTGAAGAGGAGGAAATACCCCCCATAGCTACAAGGAGAAGGGGCTCCCctaggcaggaggaggagcaTACCCAAGGGCGGCCACAGAGCCCAAATGCACCCCCTAGCCCTTCAGTGGGAGAGACTCTGGGGGATGGAATCAACAATTCTCAGACCAAACCTGGGGTCTCTATCCCTGCTGCGCATCCTTCTTTGCCAG GAGATGGACTCACAGTGAAGGAGAGTGAGAAGCCGCCTGAGAGG AAGAGAAGCGAACGCGTTAGAAGAGCAGAACCTCCAAAGCCTGAGGTTGTGGATTCCACTGAGAGCA TTCCAGTGTCAGATGAGGATTCTGATGCCATGGTAGATGACCCCAATGATGAGGACTTTGTGCCATTCCGGCCCCGGCGCTCTCCTCGCATGTCACTGCGCTCAAGTATGGCACAAAGGGCTGGGCGCTCTTCAATGGGCACCAAGATGTCTTGTGCACATTGCCGGACACCACTGCAGAAGGGGCAGACGGCCTATCAGCGCAAGGGGCTGCCTCAGCTCTTCTGTTCTTCATCTTGTCTCACTACTTTCTCCAAGAAGCCCTTGGGCAGAAAGACCTGTACCTTCTGCAAGAA GGAGATCTGGAACACCAAGGACTCAGTGGTGATACAGACTGGTTCAGGAGGCTCCTTCCAAGAGTTCTGCACatccgtctgtctgtctctgtatgagGCCCAGCAGCAGCGTCCAATCCCCCAGTCTGGGGATCCTGCCGATGCCACTCGCTGCAGCATATGCCAGAAGACTGGAGAG GTTCTACATGAGGTCAGCAATGGCAGCGTGGTGCATCGACTCTGCAGTGATTCTTGCTTCTCCAAATTCCGAGCCAACAAGGGACTGAAAACCAACTGTTGTGACCAGTGTGGGGCTTACATCTACGCCAGGCCTGGGAGCCTTGGCCCAGAGCTCCTCTTCCATGATGGTCAACAAAAGCGGTTTTGCAACACAACGTGCTTGGGGGCGTACAAGAAG AAAAACACACGTGTGTACCCATGTGTCTGGTGCAAGACCCTGTGTAAGAACTTTGAGATGCTATCACATGTGGATCGTAATGGCAAGACCAGCTTGTTCTGTTCCCTGTGCTGTACCACTTCTTACAAAGTGAAGCAGGCAGGGCTCACTG GCCCTCCCCGACCCTGCAGCTTCTGCCGCCGCAGCCTCTCTGACCCTTGTTACTACAACAAAGTTGATCGCACAGTCTACCAGTTCTGCAGCCCCAGCTGCTGGACCAAGTTCCAG cGTACTAGCCCTGAGGGGGGCATTCACCTGAGCTGTCACTACTGCCATAGCCTCTTCAGTGGCAAGCCTGAGGTCTTGGAGTGGCAG GACCAGGTCTTCCAGTTCTGCTGCCGTGATTGCTGTGAGGACTTCAAGAGGCTTCGGGGTGTGGTATCCCAGTGTGAGCACTGCCGGCAGGAGAAACTCCTGCATGAGAAACTCCGGTTCAGTGGGGTGGAGAAAAGCTTCTGCAGCGAAG GCTGTGTGCTGCTGTACAAACAAGATTTCACTAAGAAGCTGGGCTTATGCTGTATCACTTGTACTTACTGCTCCCAAACCTGCCAGCGTGGAGTCACTGAGCAACTGGATGGCAGCACCTGGGACTTTTGCAGTGAGGACTGTAAGACCAAGTACCTGTTATGGTACTGCAAG GCTGCCCGCTGCCATGCCTGTAAGCGCCAGGGGAAGCTGCTGGAAACCATCCACTGGCGTGGGCAAATCCGTCATTTCTGCAACCAACAGTGTCTGCTGCGCTTCTACAGCCAGCAGAACCAACCCAACTTGGATACCCAGAGTGGGCCAGAAAGCCTCCTGAACA GTCAGTCTTCTGAGTCAAAGCCCCAGACACCTTCTCAAACCAAAGTGGAAAACAGCATCACAATGAGGACCCCagaggaaaatgggaatttgGGCAAG ATCCCTGTGAAAATTCGATCAGCGCCAAGTGTGCccactcctccacccccaccacccccagcaACACCCCGAAAAAACAAAGCTGCCATGTGTAAGCCGCTGATGCAGAACCGGGGAGTCTCCTGCAAGGTGGAAATGAAGTCCAAAGGAAGTCAAACAG AAGAGTGGAAGCCACAGGTGATTGTGCTGCCTATCCCAGTGCCCGTGTTTGTGCCAGTGCCTATGCATCTATACTGCCAGAAAGTCCCGGTGCCTTTCTCAATGCCTATCCCG GTGCCTGTGCCCATGTTCCTACCCACTACCTTGGAGAGCACAGAGAAGATTGTGGAGACCATTGAGGAGCTGAAGGTGAAGATCCCTTCCAACCCCTTGGAGGCTGACATCCTGGCCATGGCGGAAATGATTGCAGAGGCTGAAGAGTTAGACAAGGCCTCTTCTGATCTTTGTG ATCTTGTGAGCAACCAGAGTGCAGAGGGACTTCTGGAAGACTGTGACCTGTTTGGGACAGCTCGAGATGATGTCCTGGCCATGGCCGTTAAGATGGCTAATGTCTTAGATGAGCCTGGACAAGACTTGGAGGCAGATTTCCCCAAGA aTCCTTTGGACATTAACCCAAGTGTAGACTTCCTCTTTGATTGTGGCCTTGTCGGGCCTGAGGATGTATCTACTGAACAGGACCTTCCTCGAGCCATGAGGAAG GGTCAAAAGAGGCTAGTGCTTTCTGAAAGCTGTTCCCGGGACTCTTTGAGCAGCCAGCCTAGTTGTACTGGTCTCAACTATTCATATGGTGTTAATGCTTGGAAGTGCTGGGTACAGTCAAAATATGCCAATGGAGAATCCAGCAAGGGTGATGAGCTTCGCTTTGGCC CCAAACCCATGCGTATCAAAGAGGATATTCTCGCCTGTTCAGCTGCTGAGCTCAACTATGGTCTGGCCCAGTTTGTGAGAGAAATTACTCGACCCAATGGTGAACGATATGAACCTGACAGTATCTACTATCTATGTCTTGGAATCCAGCAG tatTTGCTGGAAAATAACCGAATGGTGAACATTTTCACGGACCTTTACTACTTGACTTTCGTTCAAGAACTCAACAAGTCTCTGAGTACCTGGCAGCCCACACTCCTCCCCAACA ATACTGTATTCTCCCGTGTGGAGGAAGAACACCTCTGGGAGTGCAAGCAGCTGGGGGTCTATTCTCCCTTTGTCCTTCTCAACACCCTCATGTTCTTCAACACTAAGTTTTTTGGACTGCAGACAGCTGAGGAACACATGCAGCTCTCTTTCACTAATGTGGTACGGCAGTCTCGCAAGTGTACCACTCCTCGGGGCACCACAAAGGTGGTGAGCATCCGCTACTATGCCCCAGTCCGACAGAGGAAAGGGCGAG ACACAGGTCCTGGGAAACGGAAGAGAGAAGATGAAACTATCTTAGAGCAGCGTGAGAATCGCATGAATCCCCTCCGCTGCCCCGTCAAGTTCTATGAGTTCTATCTCTCAAAATG TCCTGAAAGCCTCAGGACTCGAAATGATGTGTTCTACTTGCAACCTGAGCGCTCCTGCATTGCGGAGTCACCCCTCTGGTATTCTGTGATTCCCATGGACCGAAGCATGTTGGAGAGCATGCTTAATCGTATTCTGGCTGTGCGTGAGATTTATGAGGAACTTGGTCGTCCTGGGGAAGAAGACCTAGACTGA